In Desulfobacteraceae bacterium, the following proteins share a genomic window:
- a CDS encoding amidohydrolase family protein — MRYFKTIVLSCILFADGLPPGAVVADDRLKDRHVIDWHAHVAGLGYGDSGAFISDGMRRNFRFRFFMRWMGVTEEELKAEGDGLVVRRLSEKIARSRYVDQAVVLAFDGIVDKTSGVLDKENTQFYVPNDFVQREAAKYPNLLFGASINPYRRNSLALLEEVAAQGAVLVKWIPSIMHIDPADEAIVPFYRKMAALGLPLLSHAGQEKSFAHAHDEYSDPMRLTLPLQHGVTVIAAHIATTGESEGQDNFERILPMFAVWPNLYTDISSLTQINKLGYLAKALEVPGLTARMLYGTDWPLQYFPLVSPWFHVNHIGLRTAYRVSRIDNEWDRDVEIKQAFGVPEVVFTRTLGILADQEPASSK, encoded by the coding sequence ATGAGATATTTCAAAACGATCGTCTTGTCCTGCATTCTTTTCGCTGATGGCCTGCCCCCCGGCGCGGTTGTGGCCGATGACAGGCTTAAAGACCGGCATGTCATCGACTGGCACGCCCATGTGGCCGGCCTCGGCTACGGTGATTCGGGCGCATTCATCAGCGACGGGATGCGCCGTAATTTCCGGTTCCGTTTTTTCATGCGCTGGATGGGGGTCACCGAAGAGGAACTCAAGGCCGAGGGCGATGGGCTCGTGGTTCGAAGACTCAGCGAAAAGATCGCCCGCTCGCGCTACGTCGATCAGGCGGTCGTGTTGGCCTTTGACGGCATCGTCGACAAAACCAGCGGCGTGTTGGACAAGGAGAATACCCAGTTTTACGTACCCAATGACTTTGTCCAGCGCGAAGCGGCCAAATACCCCAACCTGCTCTTCGGGGCCAGCATCAACCCTTACCGGCGCAACAGCCTCGCCCTGCTGGAAGAGGTGGCCGCCCAGGGGGCGGTGCTGGTGAAATGGATCCCGTCGATCATGCACATCGACCCCGCGGATGAGGCCATCGTTCCCTTCTATCGAAAAATGGCGGCGCTGGGCCTCCCCTTGCTCAGCCACGCGGGGCAGGAAAAATCCTTCGCCCACGCCCACGACGAATATTCGGATCCCATGCGGCTCACCCTGCCCCTGCAGCACGGGGTGACCGTGATCGCGGCGCACATCGCAACCACCGGGGAATCCGAGGGGCAGGATAATTTCGAACGGATCCTGCCGATGTTTGCAGTCTGGCCGAACCTGTATACGGACATCTCCAGCCTCACCCAGATCAACAAACTGGGGTACCTGGCCAAGGCCTTGGAGGTGCCGGGACTCACCGCGCGCATGCTCTACGGCACCGACTGGCCGCTGCAGTACTTCCCGCTGGTCTCCCCCTGGTTTCACGTCAACCACATCGGGCTGCGCACCGCCTACCGGGTGTCGCGGATCGACAACGAGTGGGACCGGGATGTGGAAATCAAGCAGGCCTTCGGGGTGCCCGAGGTCGTGTTCACCCGCACCCTGGGCATCTTGGCCGACCAAGAGCCGGCATCGTCGAAGTGA